A window of Rhododendron vialii isolate Sample 1 chromosome 13a, ASM3025357v1 contains these coding sequences:
- the LOC131313471 gene encoding nucleobase-ascorbate transporter 12: protein MASSDPPKRPRPGPWPPAPESTAMPPSSWAKRTGFRPKFSGEANAPDSGQIAPQPKPRDPDSNLDLESGLAPPAAAANGGPEKVKTPPPPPPPSRKPAEEGQAVKKRRESNGGGGGGGGRKSSEAPTANGQVTGAEAPPRRPVRNDVDGLAQIVDDDGFGSRHSHMKYELRDKPGLVPIGLYGFQHYLSMLGSLVLIPLVIVPAMGGNVEDTSNVVSTVLFVSGITTLLHTWFGSRLPLIQGPSFVYLAPALVIINSPEFLGLNGNNFKHIMKELQGAIIISSAFQAFLGYSGLMTLILRLINPVVVAPTIAAVGLSFYSYGFPQVGTCLEIGAVQILLVIIFSLYLRKISVFGHRVFLIYAVPLGLTITWAVAFLLTEAGAYSYKGCDPNVPASNIISDHCRKHISRMKNCRIDTSQALKSSPWFRFPYPLQWGTPVFQWKMALVMCAVSLISSVDSVGSYHASSLLVASRPPTPGIVSRGIGLEGLSGVLAGLWGTGTSSTTLTENVHTIAVTKMGSRRAVELGACVLIILSLVGKVGGFIASIPGVIVAALLCFMWAMLTALGLSNLRYSEAGSSRNIIIVGLSLFFSLSIPAYFQQYGISPSTNVSVPSYFQPYAVASHGPFRTKYGGLNYVMNTLLSLNMVVAFLIAVILDNTVPGTRQERGVYVWSEPEAARREPAVAKDYELPFRVGRLFRWVKWVGL from the exons ATGGCAAGCTCCGACCCCCCAAAGCGTCCCCGACCCGGCCCATGGCCTCCGGCGCCGGAATCAACTGCAATGCCGCCCTCATCATGGGCCAAGCGAACCGGCTTCCGGCCCAAATTCTCCGGCGAGGCCAACGCACCCGATTCGGGCCAAATTGCACCCCAGCCCAAGCCCAGGGACCCCGACTCTAACCTCGACCTCGAATCCGGCCTCGCTCCGCCAGCCGCGGCGGCTAACGGCGGTCCGGAGAAAGTAAAGACTccgccgccaccgccgccgcccAGCCGGAAGCCGGCGGAGGAGGGTCAGGCGGTGAAGAAGAGGAGGGAGTCGaacggcggaggaggaggaggaggagggcggAAGAGCTCCGAGGCTCCGACGGCGAATGGGCAGGTTACCGGGGCGGAGGCGCCGCCGCGGAGACCGGTGAGGAATGACGTGGACGGATTGGCCCAAATTGTGGATGATGACGGGTTTGGGTCACGTCATTCGCATATGAAGTATGAGCTTAGAGATAAACCTGGTCTTG tTCCAATTGGTCTATATGGATTCCAACACTATCTTTCAATGTTGGGGTCGTTGGTTCTTATCCCGCTTGTCATTGTTCCGGCAATGGGTGGCAATGTG GAAGATACTTCTAATGTGGTATCAACCGTACTCTTTGTGTCGGGGATCACTACACTGCTGCATACGTGGTTTGGTTCAAGGTTGCCCCTGATTCAGGGTCCGTCGTTTGTTTATCTTGCTCCAGCGCTTGTGATAATTAACTCCCCCGAGTTTCTAGGACTGAATGGGAAC AATTTCAAGCATATTATGAAGGAGTTGCAGGGGGCTATAATAATTTCTTCAGCTTTTCAAGCATTTCTTGGGTATAGTGGACTGATGACTCTAATATTGAG GTTGATCAATCCAGTAGTTGTGGCCCCAACTATTGCTGCTGTTGGACTTTCTTTCTACAGTTATGGTTTCCCTCAAGTCGGTACATGCCTTGAGATTGGTGCAGTTCAGATATTACTCgttattattttttcactt TACCTTCGGAAGATATCTGTTTTTGGTCATCGTGTCTTTCTTATATATGCG GTTCCGTTAGGCCTTACAATTACGTGGGCTGTTGCTTTTCTGCTGACTGAAGCTGGAGCTTACAGTTACAAGGGTTGTGATCCGAATGTACCTGCATCAAATATAATATCTGACCACTGCAGGAAGCATATATCTAGGATGAAGAACTGTCGAATTGATACGTCTCAGGCGTTAAAATCTTCCCCATGGTTTAGGTTTCCTTACCCATTACAATGGGGTACACCTGTCTTTCAATGGAAAATGGCTCTTGTTATGTGTGCAGTGTCCTTAATATCGTCGGTAGATTCA GTTGGCTCATATCATGCATCATCCCTGTTGGTGGCATCCAGACCTCCAACGCCAGGTATTGTAAGTAGAGGAATTGGTCTTGAAGGTCTTTCTGGTGTCTTGGCTGGTCTTTGGGGAACAGGAACTAGCTCCACAACTCTCACAGAAAATGTGCACACTATTGCTGTGACAAAAATGGGGAGTCGAAGAGCAGTTGAGTTGGGTGCATGTGTTTTGATCATCTTATCACTTGTTG GTAAAGTTGGAGGGTTTATTGCTTCAATCCCAGGAGTCATCGTTGCAGCTTTACTGTGCTTTATGTGGGCAATGCTTACAGCATTGGGCTTGTCAAATCTACGTTATAGTGAGGCAGGAAGCTCTAGGAATATTATCATTGTTGGATTGTCGTTGTTTTTCTCCCTCTCAATACCAGCATACTTTCAGCAGTATGGCATCTCTCCAAGTACCAATGTGTCCGTCCCCAGTTATTTTCAGCCGTACGCTGTGGCTTCTCATGGTCCTTTCCGCACGAAATATGGAGGG CTAAACTATGTAATGAACACATTGCTTTCGCTAAACATGGTGGTTGCGTTCCTAATAGCAGTAATCCTGGATAACACAGTACCGGGTACCCGGCAGGAACGCGGTGTGTATGTTTGGTCTGAACCGGAGGCTGCAAGAAGGGAGCCCGCTGTTGCCAAAGACTACGAGCTGCCCTTCAGAGTTGGGCGGCTTTTCAGATGGGTGAAATGGGTTGGACTCTGA